A genomic window from Elaeis guineensis isolate ETL-2024a chromosome 3, EG11, whole genome shotgun sequence includes:
- the LOC105041114 gene encoding uncharacterized protein: MLVHAALPSVHHPWLLLLLNHNHVTAQKVVPMAGFRHQRPSEVHRRRAECVSWNARRRIRYEDDEMEGEDYGHNSEIEMLESYSQSARNEALLVRATVDGEEELVLIFKGFSSCLSSRTTSDPSKSVLPAKAVIQFIDVIKGPFDPSNIEYIEKDLTWEAFKARLQSN, encoded by the exons ATGCTAGTCCACGCTGCCCTCCCATCAGTGCACCACCCATGGCTCCTGTTGCTCCTGAACCACAACCATGTCACTGCCCAAAAGGTGGTGCCAATGGCCGGTTTTCGGCACCAAAGGCCTTCGGAGGTGCACCGCCGAAGGGCAGAGTGTGTATCATGGAATGCGAGACGGAGAATAAGATATGAAGATGATGAGATGGAGGGTGAAGACTATGGGCACAATTCAGAGATTGAAATGCTGGAATCTTACAGCCAGTCAGCTAGAAATGAGGCTCTTTTGGTGCGAGCCACAGTTGATGGTGAAGAAGAGTTGGTGCTAATCTTTAAG GGGTTCTCATCTTGTTTAAGCTCCCGAACCACATCGGACCCATCGAAGAGTGTTCTTCCAGCAAAGGCAGTCATCCAATTCATAGATGTGATCAAGGGTCCATTTGATCCTTCCAACATTGAGTATATAGAGAAGGACTTGACGTGGGAGGCCTTCAAAGCTCGTCTCCAATCTAACTAG